The Hydrogenophaga crocea genome contains a region encoding:
- the lpdA gene encoding dihydrolipoyl dehydrogenase, which produces MALIDIQVPDIGDFDEVAVIELLVKPGDTVKAEQSLITVESDKASMEIPSSAAGVVKELKVKLGDKVKQGSVVLTLEADGAAAAPAPAPAAAAASPAPATAAAPAVRSAPPASAAYGGATDLECDVLVLGGGPGGYSAAFRAADLGLKVVLVERYATLGGVCLNVGCIPSKALLHVAAVMDEVSHMADLGVEYGRPVVNIEKLRGHKEKVIGKLTGGLNAMAKMRKVTVLRGYGSFVGPNHLGVELTEGKGQDKTGAKQVVGFKKAIIAAGSQAVRLPFMPQDPRVVDSTGALGLAGVPKRMLILGGGIIGLEMGTVYSTLGARLDVVEMMDGLMQGADRDLVKVWQKMNAPRFDNVMLKTKTVAAKATPAGIEVTFEGENAPAPQTYDLVLQAVGRSPNGKKIGAEAAGVAVTERGFIEVDVQMRTNVPHIFAIGDIVGQPMLAHKAVHEGHVAAEVIAGELQGKPDLAAAAFNARVIPSVAYTDPEVAWVGLTEDQAKAQGIKVKKGLFPWTASGRAIANGRDEGFTKLLFDDSPEAHGHGRILGGGIVGTHAGDMIGEIGLAIEMGADAVDIGKTIHPHPTLGESIGLAAEVAHGSCTDVPPQRR; this is translated from the coding sequence ATGGCACTCATCGATATCCAGGTCCCCGACATCGGCGACTTCGACGAAGTGGCGGTGATCGAGTTGCTGGTCAAGCCGGGCGACACCGTCAAGGCCGAACAAAGCCTGATCACGGTCGAGAGCGACAAGGCCTCGATGGAGATTCCCTCGTCCGCCGCGGGCGTGGTGAAGGAACTCAAGGTCAAGCTGGGCGACAAGGTCAAGCAGGGCAGCGTGGTGCTCACGCTCGAGGCCGACGGCGCTGCCGCGGCCCCCGCGCCGGCCCCGGCTGCAGCTGCGGCTTCCCCCGCGCCCGCCACGGCAGCGGCCCCGGCCGTGCGCTCGGCGCCGCCCGCGTCTGCGGCCTATGGCGGCGCCACCGACCTCGAGTGCGACGTGCTCGTGCTCGGCGGCGGCCCGGGCGGTTACTCGGCCGCGTTCCGCGCCGCCGACCTCGGCCTCAAGGTCGTGCTGGTGGAGCGCTACGCCACGCTCGGCGGCGTCTGTCTCAACGTGGGCTGCATCCCCTCGAAGGCGCTGCTGCACGTGGCCGCGGTGATGGACGAGGTGAGCCACATGGCGGACCTCGGCGTCGAGTACGGCCGGCCGGTGGTCAACATCGAGAAGCTGCGCGGCCACAAGGAAAAGGTGATCGGCAAGCTCACTGGCGGCCTCAATGCCATGGCCAAGATGCGCAAGGTCACGGTGCTGCGCGGCTATGGCAGCTTCGTGGGCCCCAACCACCTGGGCGTGGAGCTCACCGAGGGCAAGGGCCAGGACAAGACCGGCGCGAAACAGGTGGTGGGCTTCAAGAAGGCCATCATCGCGGCCGGCTCGCAGGCGGTGCGCCTGCCTTTCATGCCGCAGGACCCGCGCGTGGTCGACAGCACCGGAGCGCTCGGCCTCGCTGGCGTGCCCAAGCGCATGCTGATCCTGGGCGGCGGCATCATCGGCCTCGAGATGGGCACGGTCTACAGCACGCTGGGCGCGCGCCTGGACGTGGTGGAGATGATGGACGGCCTGATGCAGGGCGCCGACCGCGACCTCGTGAAGGTCTGGCAGAAGATGAACGCGCCGCGTTTCGACAACGTGATGCTCAAGACCAAGACGGTGGCGGCCAAGGCCACGCCGGCGGGCATCGAGGTGACGTTCGAGGGCGAGAACGCGCCCGCGCCGCAGACCTACGACCTGGTGCTCCAGGCCGTGGGCCGCAGCCCCAACGGCAAGAAGATCGGCGCCGAGGCCGCGGGCGTGGCCGTGACCGAGCGCGGCTTCATCGAGGTCGACGTGCAGATGCGCACCAACGTGCCGCACATCTTCGCCATCGGCGACATCGTGGGCCAGCCCATGCTGGCGCACAAGGCGGTGCACGAGGGCCACGTGGCGGCCGAGGTGATCGCGGGCGAACTGCAGGGCAAGCCCGACCTCGCCGCGGCGGCGTTCAACGCACGTGTGATCCCGAGCGTGGCCTACACCGACCCCGAGGTGGCCTGGGTGGGCCTCACCGAAGACCAGGCCAAGGCCCAGGGCATCAAGGTCAAGAAGGGCCTGTTCCCCTGGACGGCCTCGGGGCGCGCCATCGCCAATGGCCGCGACGAAGGCTTCACCAAGCTGCTGTTCGACGATTCGCCCGAGGCGCACGGCCATGGCCGCATCCTGGGCGGCGGCATCGTGGGCACGCACGCGGGCGACATGATCGGCGAGATCGGTCTCGCCATCGAGATGGGCGCCGACGCGGTGGACATCGGCAAGACCATCCACCCGCATCCGACGCTGGGCGAGAGCATCGGCCTGGCGGCCG